One genomic window of Rhizomicrobium sp. includes the following:
- the flgC gene encoding flagellar basal body rod protein FlgC, which yields MDFTTSLIVAASGMRAQSDRMRVIAENIANANSTSATPGGDPYRRKIATVKSEFDRELNATLVTPGKPVADMSDFTTRYDPGNPNADSKGYVKLPNVNALVEIMDMREAQRSYEADLTVMDASKSMLSRTVDLLRK from the coding sequence ATGGATTTCACCACCTCCCTCATCGTCGCCGCCTCGGGCATGCGGGCGCAGTCCGACCGCATGCGCGTCATCGCGGAGAACATCGCCAACGCCAATTCGACCTCGGCGACGCCCGGCGGCGATCCCTATCGCCGCAAGATCGCGACGGTGAAGAGCGAATTCGACCGCGAGCTGAACGCGACTCTCGTCACGCCGGGAAAGCCGGTGGCCGACATGTCCGACTTCACCACGCGCTACGATCCGGGCAACCCGAACGCCGACTCCAAGGGCTATGTCAAGCTGCCCAACGTCAACGCGCTGGTCGAAATCATGGACATGCGCGAGGCGCAGCGGTCCTACGAGGCCGACCTCACGGTGATGGACGCCTCCAAGTCGATGCTGTCGCGCACCGTCGATCTGCTGAGAAAGTAA
- a CDS encoding flagellar hook-basal body complex protein FliE — MAVLPAAAAAAYQAIANIGGAGAAGGATTSGALGAGAGDFTNFLQTALKDGLGTMKQGETMAARQVSGQANIVDVVNAVNQAEITLDTVVAVRDKVVAAYQSIMNMPI, encoded by the coding sequence ATGGCCGTTCTTCCAGCCGCCGCGGCCGCCGCCTATCAGGCCATCGCCAATATCGGCGGCGCCGGTGCCGCGGGCGGCGCGACCACGTCGGGCGCGCTCGGCGCGGGCGCCGGCGATTTCACCAACTTCCTCCAGACCGCCCTCAAGGACGGGTTGGGCACGATGAAGCAGGGCGAGACCATGGCGGCGCGCCAGGTTTCGGGCCAGGCCAACATCGTCGACGTCGTGAACGCGGTGAACCAGGCGGAGATCACGCTCGATACCGTGGTGGCGGTGCGCGACAAGGTCGTCGCCGCCTATCAATCCATCATGAACATGCCGATCTGA
- a CDS encoding flagellar biosynthetic protein FliQ, whose product MTASDSIDFARSSILVLLAVITPSMLTALVVGLGIGLLQALTQIQEMTLVFVPKIVAIFVVLLITLPFAGSAMNGLMVDIAQRIAAY is encoded by the coding sequence ATGACAGCATCGGATTCCATCGACTTTGCGCGTTCTTCCATCCTGGTGCTGCTGGCGGTCATCACGCCGTCCATGCTGACCGCCCTGGTGGTCGGCCTGGGCATCGGCCTGCTCCAGGCGCTGACCCAGATCCAGGAGATGACGCTGGTCTTCGTGCCCAAGATCGTGGCGATCTTCGTGGTGCTCTTGATCACCCTGCCCTTCGCCGGCTCGGCGATGAACGGGCTGATGGTCGATATCGCGCAGCGCATCGCGGCGTACTAG
- the fliR gene encoding flagellar biosynthetic protein FliR: protein MHIHLPALSGMILTYLLVFARTGSLMMLLPALGEGGIPASVRLVLALAVTVALTPMVQNHYPPTAPSSALQLGLLIAQEATAGILIGAMSRIIMSALQTAGLLIATQTGLAYAQTVDPTQHDQGAAIGNFFSLLGAVLIFSTDLHHVAIGAIAGSYRMIPPGTALPTGDMAELTVRLVSASFVLGFQLAAPFLVFGFALYAALGVLARLMPQLQVFFVAMPINIMFGFVLLALLLGSMMTLFLNFYATQMAQFL, encoded by the coding sequence GTGCACATCCACCTTCCCGCGCTTTCCGGAATGATCCTCACCTATCTGCTCGTCTTCGCGCGGACCGGCTCGCTCATGATGCTGCTGCCGGCGCTGGGCGAAGGCGGAATTCCCGCGAGCGTGCGCCTCGTTCTGGCGCTGGCGGTGACGGTGGCGCTGACGCCGATGGTGCAGAACCACTATCCGCCGACGGCGCCGTCCAGCGCGCTGCAACTGGGCCTTCTCATCGCGCAGGAGGCGACCGCCGGCATCCTGATCGGCGCCATGTCGCGCATCATCATGAGCGCGCTGCAGACCGCGGGCCTCCTGATCGCGACGCAGACCGGCCTCGCCTATGCCCAGACCGTCGATCCGACGCAGCACGACCAGGGCGCCGCCATCGGCAATTTCTTCTCGCTGCTGGGCGCGGTGCTGATCTTCTCCACCGATCTGCATCACGTCGCGATCGGCGCGATCGCCGGCAGCTACCGGATGATCCCGCCGGGCACCGCCCTTCCCACCGGCGACATGGCGGAGCTGACCGTGCGGCTGGTCAGCGCCTCCTTCGTGCTCGGCTTCCAGCTCGCGGCGCCGTTCCTGGTGTTCGGTTTCGCGCTCTATGCCGCGCTCGGCGTCCTGGCGCGGCTGATGCCGCAGCTTCAGGTGTTCTTCGTCGCCATGCCGATCAACATCATGTTCGGCTTCGTGCTGCTGGCGCTTCTGCTCGGCTCGATGATGACGCTGTTCCTGAATTTCTACGCGACGCAGATGGCGCAGTTCCTATGA
- the flhB gene encoding flagellar biosynthesis protein FlhB, giving the protein MADERDDSQQTEQPTQKRLDEARAQGDIVKSPEVSAFVLLLGGTVAIMMFGASTAKSLGGAMRMFLEQPDRIGIAAPADIMALARQVTTTLGTILAPVFAVMIVAALAGHVLQARPSITLEKIKPDFSKLNIFAGLKRMFGVEGLMNLVKGLLKIGVVGFAVWTQIWPERNMLQSVLDQSPVAVAGDMSHLLYKVLYAALGALAAIAVADYVLQSYRFMQRNKMSRQEIKEEYRQNEGDPQIKAKIRQIRIERAKKRMIAAVPEATVIITNPTHYAVALKYEQGKMAAPICVAKGVDALALRIREVAKEHDVPIVENPPLARALHATVEVDEVVPAEHFKAVAQVIGYVYRLTGKIKAK; this is encoded by the coding sequence ATGGCCGACGAGCGCGACGACTCGCAGCAGACCGAACAGCCGACACAGAAACGGCTCGACGAGGCGCGCGCCCAGGGCGACATCGTCAAGAGCCCGGAAGTCTCCGCCTTCGTGCTGCTGCTCGGCGGCACGGTGGCGATCATGATGTTCGGCGCCTCCACCGCCAAGTCGCTGGGCGGCGCGATGCGCATGTTCCTGGAGCAGCCCGACCGGATCGGCATCGCCGCTCCCGCCGACATCATGGCGCTGGCGCGGCAGGTGACGACCACGCTGGGCACGATCCTGGCGCCGGTCTTCGCGGTGATGATCGTCGCCGCGCTCGCCGGACACGTGTTGCAGGCGCGGCCGAGCATCACGCTGGAGAAGATCAAGCCCGACTTCTCCAAGCTCAACATCTTCGCCGGCCTCAAGCGCATGTTCGGCGTCGAGGGGCTGATGAACCTCGTCAAGGGCCTGCTCAAGATCGGCGTCGTCGGCTTCGCGGTGTGGACCCAGATCTGGCCCGAGCGGAACATGCTGCAATCGGTGCTCGACCAATCGCCCGTCGCGGTGGCGGGCGACATGAGCCATCTGCTCTACAAGGTGCTGTACGCCGCGCTGGGCGCGCTGGCCGCCATCGCCGTCGCCGATTATGTGCTGCAGAGCTACCGCTTCATGCAGCGCAACAAGATGTCGCGGCAGGAGATCAAGGAAGAATACCGCCAGAACGAGGGCGATCCCCAGATCAAGGCGAAGATCCGCCAGATCCGGATCGAGCGCGCCAAGAAACGCATGATCGCGGCGGTGCCGGAAGCGACCGTCATCATCACCAATCCGACGCATTACGCGGTCGCGCTGAAATACGAGCAGGGCAAGATGGCGGCGCCGATCTGCGTCGCCAAGGGCGTCGACGCGCTGGCGCTCAGGATCCGCGAAGTGGCGAAGGAGCACGACGTGCCGATCGTCGAGAACCCGCCGCTCGCCCGCGCCCTGCACGCCACCGTCGAGGTCGACGAGGTGGTGCCGGCCGAGCACTTCAAGGCCGTGGCGCAGGTGATCGGCTATGTCTATCGCCTCACCGGCAAGATCAAGGCGAAATAG